In Flavobacterium sp. N1736, the following are encoded in one genomic region:
- a CDS encoding circadian clock KaiB family protein: MNNSSDVTKPENHKFVLFVSGMSVKSGHAIENLRIICDKYFADNYELEIIDISRDTEQAVIHQIVAIPTLIKVSPAPRRIILGDLSNKEKVLKILNLSE, translated from the coding sequence ATGAACAACTCATCTGATGTTACAAAACCAGAAAATCATAAGTTCGTGCTTTTTGTTTCGGGTATGTCTGTAAAATCAGGGCATGCAATAGAAAATTTAAGAATAATATGTGACAAATATTTTGCAGACAATTACGAATTAGAAATTATAGACATAAGTCGTGATACAGAACAGGCTGTTATACATCAAATTGTAGCAATACCAACATTAATTAAGGTAAGTCCTGCGCCCAGACGAATCATTTTAGGTGATTTGTCAAACAAGGAAAAGGTATTAAAAATACTAAATTTAAGTGAATAA
- a CDS encoding circadian clock KaiB family protein, with product MKKEVEAAEWQLRLYIAGQTPKSITALENIKKYAEEHLKGIYSIEIIDLLKSPQLAEGDQILAVPTLVRKFPEPIRKIIGDLSNEERVLVGLNIKPLKAL from the coding sequence ATGAAAAAAGAAGTTGAAGCAGCCGAATGGCAGTTGAGATTATATATCGCAGGGCAAACGCCAAAATCGATTACAGCACTAGAAAATATTAAGAAATATGCCGAAGAGCATCTGAAAGGAATTTACAGTATTGAAATTATAGATTTGCTTAAAAGTCCACAATTGGCCGAAGGCGATCAAATTTTGGCTGTTCCTACTTTGGTTAGAAAATTTCCTGAACCTATTCGCAAAATAATCGGGGATCTTTCTAATGAAGAAAGAGTTTTGGTGGGGCTCAATATTAAACCCTTAAAAGCGTTATAA
- the kaiC gene encoding circadian clock protein KaiC — translation MQEQTNLHSFKFPKSPTGVDGLDEITNGGFPKGRPTLICGGAGCGKTLLSMQFLIKGITEYNEPGVFMSFEEPSDDLTLNVKSLGFDLEKLKAEKKLVIDHVRVERSEIEEAGEYDLDGLFIRLGHAIDSIKATRVVLDTIESLFAGLDNQAILRAELRRLFHWLKTKGVTAIITGERGEATLTRQGLEEYVSDCVIVLDHRVIEQVSTRRLRIVKYRGSTHGTNEYPFLIDEEGISVLPITSLKLDNEVSSDIVPTGVPGLDDMFQGGGFYRGSNILVSGTAGTAKTTVGCYFANKQCENNERVIYFAFEESPQQLVRNMKSIGIDLEKYIKKGSLQIHSSRPSLNGLELHLLTLRKMIKEFKPTTIIIDPISNLINVGSEQEVRSMLVRLIDMLKANNITALFTSLNKQTDNFRPDLAEESVSSLVDTWITVRDMEGIGERNRGVFIVKSRGMGHSNQVREFVITNKGIELLDVELGPQGILTGSARKSHQFKKTISDIKLQNEINRKDREIERKRKVLEANIEALKNEFESAEEELSILKATEELQEKLNSKKK, via the coding sequence GTGCAAGAACAAACAAATTTACATAGTTTTAAATTTCCAAAAAGTCCTACGGGAGTAGACGGTCTGGATGAAATTACAAACGGCGGATTTCCAAAAGGACGCCCTACATTAATTTGTGGCGGTGCCGGTTGTGGAAAGACATTGTTGTCGATGCAGTTTCTTATTAAAGGAATTACAGAGTATAACGAACCCGGCGTTTTCATGTCTTTTGAAGAACCTTCGGATGACCTTACTTTAAATGTGAAATCTCTTGGTTTTGACCTCGAAAAACTGAAAGCGGAGAAAAAGCTGGTTATAGATCACGTAAGAGTTGAAAGATCTGAAATTGAAGAAGCGGGCGAATATGACCTTGATGGTTTATTTATAAGATTAGGACATGCGATCGATTCTATAAAAGCAACCAGAGTTGTTCTTGATACTATCGAATCTTTATTTGCAGGTCTGGATAATCAGGCGATTCTTCGTGCTGAATTGCGAAGATTATTTCACTGGCTTAAAACCAAAGGCGTAACCGCCATTATTACAGGCGAACGCGGCGAAGCAACACTTACACGTCAGGGATTGGAAGAATATGTTTCTGATTGTGTTATTGTTCTTGATCACCGTGTTATCGAACAGGTTTCGACCAGAAGATTAAGAATCGTAAAATACAGAGGTTCTACGCATGGTACAAACGAATATCCGTTTTTAATTGATGAAGAAGGGATTTCGGTTCTTCCTATTACTTCTTTAAAACTGGATAATGAAGTTTCTTCGGATATTGTTCCAACCGGAGTTCCCGGATTAGACGATATGTTTCAGGGCGGCGGTTTTTATCGCGGCAGCAATATTTTGGTTTCAGGAACCGCAGGAACGGCAAAAACTACTGTGGGCTGTTATTTTGCAAATAAACAATGCGAAAATAACGAACGTGTTATTTATTTTGCCTTCGAAGAATCTCCGCAGCAACTGGTTCGTAATATGAAATCGATAGGTATTGACCTTGAAAAATATATTAAAAAAGGCAGTTTGCAAATTCATTCTTCACGTCCTTCATTAAACGGTCTTGAGCTGCATTTGCTTACGCTTAGAAAAATGATTAAGGAGTTTAAACCCACTACGATAATTATTGATCCTATCAGTAATCTTATCAATGTGGGCAGCGAGCAGGAAGTACGTTCGATGCTTGTAAGGCTTATAGATATGCTGAAAGCAAATAATATTACGGCACTTTTTACTTCCTTAAACAAACAAACCGATAATTTCAGACCTGATCTAGCCGAAGAATCTGTGTCTTCATTAGTAGATACCTGGATTACCGTGCGCGATATGGAAGGAATTGGTGAAAGAAACCGTGGAGTATTTATCGTTAAATCACGCGGAATGGGACATTCGAATCAGGTTAGGGAATTTGTAATTACGAATAAAGGAATTGAATTGCTGGATGTAGAATTAGGTCCGCAGGGAATACTGACCGGTTCGGCAAGAAAATCGCATCAGTTCAAGAAAACAATTTCTGATATTAAATTACAAAACGAAATTAACAGAAAAGACAGAGAAATTGAGCGCAAACGCAAGGTTCTTGAAGCAAATATAGAAGCGCTTAAAAATGAATTTGAATCGGCAGAAGAAGAATTGAGTATTCTGAAAGCCACTGAGGAATTACAGGAAAAACTGAATTCTAAGAAAAAATAG
- a CDS encoding RNA polymerase sigma factor — protein sequence MENKELIPNLFRTEYQKIVSVLCNLFGIHHIEIAEDIVSDTFLAATETWAIKGIPDNPTAWLYTVAKNKTKNYFKRNDVFEKKIVTEIKYNTPLNNPETEIDLSEQNIADSQLAMIFTVCNPCNSNEAQIALALNLLCGFGINEISDAFLSNKEVIYKRINRAKEKLKEENIKIQHPNSAEINDRIETVLKTIYLLFSEGYYSTSQNTTLRKDFCAEAMRLTYLLIQNETTNLPATNALMALMCFHSSRFEARTSESGEIILYQDQDESLWNQELIEKGTYFLSKSSTGNTISKYHLEAGIAYWHTQKKDTVEKWQHILELYNNLIILEYSPIVALNRTYALSKVNGKPEAIIEAEKLNLTDNHFYFSLLGNLYTDIDNKKANAHFKTALGLAKTEADKKIINKNIQQLSSF from the coding sequence ATGGAAAACAAAGAACTCATACCAAACTTATTCAGAACGGAATATCAAAAAATCGTTTCGGTACTCTGTAATCTGTTTGGTATTCATCATATCGAAATTGCCGAGGATATTGTGAGTGATACTTTCCTTGCGGCGACAGAAACCTGGGCTATTAAGGGAATTCCTGATAATCCCACGGCTTGGCTTTATACCGTTGCCAAAAATAAAACCAAGAATTATTTTAAGCGAAATGATGTTTTCGAAAAGAAAATCGTAACCGAAATAAAATACAATACACCTCTTAACAATCCCGAAACAGAGATCGATTTATCTGAACAAAATATTGCCGACAGTCAATTGGCAATGATATTTACGGTTTGTAATCCCTGTAATTCAAACGAAGCACAAATTGCACTTGCACTGAACTTATTGTGCGGTTTTGGAATCAATGAAATCTCGGATGCTTTTTTGTCGAACAAAGAAGTAATTTATAAACGAATCAATCGCGCAAAGGAAAAACTTAAAGAAGAAAACATAAAAATTCAGCACCCGAATTCGGCAGAAATTAATGACCGGATCGAAACAGTTTTAAAAACCATTTACCTGCTGTTTTCGGAAGGCTATTATTCGACTTCGCAAAATACCACATTACGCAAAGATTTTTGTGCCGAAGCGATGCGCCTTACCTATTTGTTAATCCAGAACGAAACCACAAATTTACCGGCAACGAATGCTTTGATGGCGTTAATGTGTTTTCATTCTTCACGATTTGAAGCCAGAACTTCAGAAAGCGGTGAAATCATTTTGTATCAGGATCAGGATGAATCGCTTTGGAATCAGGAATTAATCGAAAAAGGAACTTATTTTCTTAGTAAATCATCTACGGGAAACACAATTTCTAAATACCATCTTGAAGCCGGAATTGCATATTGGCACACACAAAAAAAAGATACTGTCGAAAAATGGCAGCATATTCTGGAATTGTACAATAACCTTATTATTTTAGAATATTCACCAATTGTCGCTTTAAACCGCACGTATGCCTTATCAAAAGTAAATGGCAAACCGGAAGCCATTATCGAGGCAGAAAAACTAAATTTAACCGATAATCACTTCTATTTTTCGTTACTCGGAAATCTATATACTGATATTGATAATAAAAAAGCCAATGCGCATTTTAAAACGGCTCTTGGCTTAGCCAAAACTGAGGCTGATAAAAAAATCATCAATAAAAATATTCAGCAACTTTCTTCTTTTTAA
- a CDS encoding YciI family protein: protein MNEFLLIFRRDFTTKEIQPSPEEMQQHFQQWQNWFGSLAAQDKLARPLQRWDGKGKIVTHKNVTNGPYAEIKESIGGMITVKAKDYDEAAEIAQNCPILDLGGNVEIRMAV from the coding sequence ATGAATGAATTTTTATTAATTTTCAGAAGAGATTTTACAACAAAAGAAATACAGCCTTCTCCCGAAGAAATGCAGCAGCATTTTCAGCAATGGCAAAACTGGTTTGGAAGTCTCGCCGCACAGGATAAACTCGCAAGACCACTGCAACGCTGGGATGGAAAGGGAAAAATTGTAACTCATAAAAACGTTACAAACGGACCTTACGCAGAAATCAAAGAATCTATTGGCGGAATGATTACCGTAAAAGCCAAAGATTATGACGAAGCTGCCGAAATTGCACAAAATTGCCCTATTTTAGACTTAGGCGGAAATGTAGAAATTAGAATGGCGGTTTGA
- a CDS encoding carboxymuconolactone decarboxylase family protein: METRINVFEKGQKALGTLFGISAHLKKSGLEKSLIDLVDFRVSQINSCAYCLDMHSKEALAAGETPQRLFGLSAWRETPFYTPKERAALAWAEAVTACNVPDEIYAEAKTQFSDEELIDLTLAITTINTWNRMNLAFPNNVGSYRVGQFG; the protein is encoded by the coding sequence ATGGAAACTAGAATTAATGTATTCGAAAAAGGTCAAAAAGCGTTAGGTACTTTATTTGGAATTAGCGCTCATTTGAAAAAATCAGGGCTTGAAAAATCTTTAATTGATTTAGTAGATTTTAGAGTATCTCAAATTAATAGCTGTGCTTATTGTTTAGACATGCACTCAAAAGAAGCTTTGGCAGCCGGAGAAACTCCACAGCGTTTATTTGGTTTAAGTGCCTGGAGAGAAACTCCTTTTTATACTCCAAAAGAAAGAGCAGCTCTTGCTTGGGCCGAAGCCGTAACAGCCTGCAACGTGCCGGATGAAATTTATGCTGAAGCAAAAACTCAATTTTCTGATGAAGAATTAATCGACTTGACTTTAGCGATTACAACCATCAATACCTGGAACCGCATGAATCTGGCTTTCCCAAATAATGTGGGATCTTACAGAGTGGGACAATTTGGATAA
- a CDS encoding glycosyltransferase: MESETIISNQFYTSSDAHTDEQIITSSIFRINNDTTSKNIAQTSNRLNLFVLAGTFLLMFAGAFAVYLLQDDFDQFQLDRIDSTWGFPFLIVTALLFFFQTGAFFYNVYLFFRYKPIESVSDELLPTTTIIVPAYNEGKLVWDTLLSLANSDYPEEKMQLLAIDDGSKDDTWYWMQQAKIKLGDRLTIFQQPENKGKRHALYRGFELGTGEIFVTVDSDSIVKTDTLRNLVSPFVTNEKCGAVAGNVQVLNNKKAILPKMLNVSFVMSFEFMRSAESMLGSVLCTPGAAAAYRKTAVFGCLEEWINQTFMGQPSDIGEDRAMTNMILKQGHHVLFQRNATVLTNVPEEYTGLYKMFIRWARSNVRENIAMSKFVFTNFREGSKFGSRLLLINQSMKMLMSYPFLLFMFFFIAVHPILFLSSTLLSILIVSSFPVLFYAKRYNLSESLWAYSYSLFYTFSLFWITPYAIATANKRGWLTRGLTEKK; the protein is encoded by the coding sequence ATGGAAAGTGAAACAATTATCTCAAACCAATTTTATACTTCAAGCGACGCACATACTGACGAACAAATTATAACAAGTTCCATTTTTCGTATTAATAACGATACTACCTCAAAAAATATTGCACAAACATCAAATCGATTAAATTTATTTGTACTTGCAGGTACTTTTTTACTAATGTTTGCAGGTGCTTTTGCCGTTTATTTATTACAAGACGATTTCGATCAGTTTCAATTAGACCGAATTGACTCGACATGGGGATTTCCTTTTTTAATTGTTACGGCGTTATTGTTTTTCTTTCAAACAGGCGCTTTCTTTTATAATGTTTACCTTTTTTTCCGTTACAAACCAATCGAATCTGTTAGCGATGAATTATTGCCAACAACTACGATAATTGTTCCTGCTTACAACGAAGGAAAATTAGTTTGGGATACTTTGCTAAGTTTGGCAAACAGCGATTATCCGGAAGAAAAAATGCAATTATTAGCTATCGATGATGGCAGTAAAGATGATACCTGGTACTGGATGCAGCAGGCAAAAATAAAATTAGGAGATCGTTTAACGATTTTTCAACAGCCGGAAAACAAAGGAAAACGTCACGCATTATACCGTGGATTTGAATTGGGAACAGGAGAAATTTTTGTAACCGTAGACAGCGATTCTATCGTTAAAACAGATACGTTACGAAACTTAGTTAGCCCGTTTGTTACCAATGAAAAATGTGGAGCAGTGGCAGGAAACGTTCAGGTTTTGAATAATAAAAAAGCAATTCTTCCTAAAATGTTAAACGTAAGTTTTGTAATGAGTTTTGAATTCATGCGTTCTGCCGAAAGTATGTTGGGTTCTGTACTTTGTACTCCGGGTGCAGCTGCAGCGTATCGTAAAACAGCCGTTTTTGGATGTCTTGAAGAATGGATCAACCAAACTTTTATGGGACAGCCTTCTGATATCGGCGAAGACCGTGCTATGACCAACATGATTTTAAAACAAGGGCATCATGTATTGTTTCAAAGAAATGCTACTGTATTAACCAATGTTCCTGAAGAATATACCGGTTTATACAAAATGTTTATCAGATGGGCGAGAAGCAATGTGCGTGAAAATATTGCAATGTCTAAATTTGTTTTTACCAATTTTAGAGAAGGATCTAAATTTGGTTCAAGATTATTGCTTATAAACCAATCCATGAAAATGCTAATGTCTTATCCATTTTTATTATTCATGTTCTTTTTCATTGCCGTTCACCCAATATTGTTTTTAAGTTCGACTTTATTAAGCATATTAATTGTATCGAGTTTTCCGGTATTGTTTTATGCTAAAAGATATAACTTGTCTGAATCTCTTTGGGCATATTCATACAGTCTTTTTTACACATTCAGTTTATTCTGGATTACACCTTATGCAATCGCAACAGCAAATAAAAGAGGCTGGCTGACACGCGGTTTAACCGAAAAAAAATAA
- a CDS encoding response regulator — MAYKKFLQIDDDLDDCELFMDALNAISNSSYTGINDPVEAFHKLLMQEIKPDVIFLDLNMPVMSGLELLTEIKKQEILKQIPVIIFSTSQLEDIIWEAKQLGAYDYISKPNNFDALKQILRKYACEVKHA, encoded by the coding sequence ATGGCATATAAAAAATTTCTTCAAATAGATGATGATTTAGATGATTGCGAATTGTTTATGGATGCGCTTAATGCGATTTCCAACTCATCATATACAGGAATCAATGATCCTGTAGAGGCTTTTCATAAGCTATTGATGCAGGAAATAAAACCAGACGTAATTTTTCTTGATCTTAATATGCCTGTTATGTCCGGTTTAGAACTTTTAACCGAAATAAAAAAACAGGAAATACTAAAACAAATACCTGTTATTATTTTTTCTACTTCACAACTTGAAGATATTATCTGGGAAGCCAAGCAACTTGGAGCATACGATTACATTTCAAAACCAAATAATTTTGATGCTTTAAAGCAAATATTAAGGAAGTATGCCTGTGAAGTCAAGCATGCCTAA
- a CDS encoding ATP-binding protein, with protein sequence MKLSTQILLAFTLIILLSVADSYTNYMMSKKVQLNSHFLARSEEIIRTSNKTHKAIIEMQSAFRGYLLTDDHIFLDTYFRGLKIVPLLINEQKLRIGNEQPQREILDSIDGLHKNWLEHSKKLIQIRKEGPKSLNNFFETSLKRHVGKKINDDISKKFTRFDRIEYKRRRHHSDELLTSLTRTRTFSLVFLALTIIVGICSTFYIMQITTKRISSMVRLAENISKGKFTSIEDTRNDELTALASSLNSMSGKLDKNIHELKNRNAELNKFAYVVSHDLKAPIRGIHNVITWIEEDLDGELSPELKRYLAIIPQKTRRMEALINGLLDYARLNIKVLPEHINTNNLVHEIADSIVPRNFKLEISNLPELFTERIKLEQVFANLISNAVKYTAREDAVIEISCRKYSNFYEFSVKDNGIGIAIEYHQKIFEIFQTLREQNEQESTGVGLAIVKKIIDDQQEHIIVISKVGEGAEFIFTWRNS encoded by the coding sequence ATGAAATTATCTACCCAAATCCTTTTAGCATTTACACTGATAATTTTGCTCTCTGTTGCAGACTCATATACCAATTATATGATGTCAAAAAAAGTGCAGCTTAACTCGCATTTTCTCGCAAGATCCGAAGAAATAATCCGTACATCGAACAAAACACACAAAGCAATTATCGAAATGCAAAGCGCGTTTAGAGGTTATTTGCTTACAGACGATCATATTTTTCTGGATACTTATTTTAGAGGACTCAAGATTGTACCGCTTTTAATAAACGAACAAAAACTCCGAATAGGCAATGAGCAGCCACAACGGGAAATTTTAGATTCGATCGATGGGCTTCATAAAAATTGGCTGGAACATTCTAAAAAACTTATTCAAATTAGAAAAGAAGGACCAAAATCACTGAATAATTTTTTTGAAACCTCATTAAAAAGGCACGTCGGAAAAAAAATCAACGATGACATTTCTAAAAAATTCACACGATTCGACCGTATAGAATACAAAAGAAGAAGGCATCATAGTGACGAATTACTTACATCGCTGACACGTACGAGAACTTTTTCTCTCGTTTTTCTGGCTTTAACCATTATCGTTGGTATTTGCAGTACCTTTTACATCATGCAGATAACCACCAAGCGAATTTCTTCGATGGTACGTCTTGCCGAAAATATCTCTAAAGGAAAATTTACAAGTATTGAAGATACCAGAAATGATGAGCTGACAGCATTGGCATCATCGCTAAATAGCATGTCGGGTAAACTGGATAAAAACATTCATGAATTAAAAAACAGAAACGCAGAACTTAATAAGTTTGCTTATGTTGTTTCGCACGATTTAAAGGCGCCAATTCGCGGTATTCATAACGTAATTACATGGATTGAAGAAGATTTAGACGGAGAACTTTCTCCTGAATTAAAACGATATCTGGCTATTATTCCGCAAAAAACCAGACGAATGGAAGCGTTAATCAACGGTTTGTTAGATTACGCCAGATTGAATATAAAAGTATTGCCGGAACATATTAATACCAATAATCTGGTTCATGAAATTGCCGATTCGATTGTACCCAGAAACTTTAAACTTGAAATAAGCAATTTGCCGGAATTGTTTACTGAGCGCATAAAACTCGAACAGGTTTTTGCTAATTTAATTAGTAATGCCGTAAAATATACCGCGAGAGAAGATGCCGTAATTGAAATTAGCTGTAGAAAGTATTCTAATTTTTATGAATTTTCGGTTAAAGACAACGGAATCGGTATTGCCATAGAATACCACCAAAAAATATTCGAAATATTCCAGACACTTCGCGAACAAAACGAACAGGAAAGTACAGGAGTTGGACTTGCGATTGTGAAAAAAATTATAGACGACCAACAAGAACATATTATTGTAATCTCTAAAGTAGGAGAAGGTGCAGAATTTATTTTTACCTGGAGAAATAGTTAA
- a CDS encoding response regulator, which produces MKKPAILLVEDDELDIISVQRSLKKLEIEYELYSAYNGIEALKLLRDPDLMLNPQVILLDINMPRMNGIEFLKVVREDEKLKNMNVFIMTTSSEGHDRFEAEKLGISGYIIKPLNYNDNTKRSDSMDAFVQFHLRKILLESM; this is translated from the coding sequence ATGAAAAAACCAGCCATTTTATTAGTAGAAGATGATGAACTCGACATTATAAGCGTGCAGAGATCATTAAAGAAATTAGAAATAGAATACGAACTTTATTCGGCTTATAACGGTATCGAAGCATTGAAACTGCTTAGAGATCCGGATTTAATGCTAAACCCGCAGGTTATTCTGTTGGATATTAATATGCCAAGAATGAACGGAATAGAGTTTTTGAAAGTAGTAAGGGAAGATGAAAAACTGAAAAATATGAATGTTTTTATAATGACAACTTCTTCAGAAGGACACGATAGGTTCGAAGCAGAAAAACTCGGAATATCCGGTTACATCATAAAACCCTTAAATTATAATGATAATACCAAAAGATCAGATTCTATGGATGCTTTTGTGCAATTTCATTTAAGGAAGATTTTACTGGAGAGTATGTAG